From one Gossypium hirsutum isolate 1008001.06 chromosome D08, Gossypium_hirsutum_v2.1, whole genome shotgun sequence genomic stretch:
- the LOC107899084 gene encoding uncharacterized protein, producing the protein MDAKTQVLAPCGANDFVCGRASEWASNGTELCLAAGFRVEQSVGMHGGIEEVSCYGGKASLDSIADSWGASRSEKPHKTGNSGLLEDFQQWLQDMPSNERVSWAVGGLVLTAGLLFISKRKSHNQRQKLAAIQRAAIR; encoded by the exons ATGGATGCAAAGACACAG GTTCTAGCACCATGTGGAGCAAATGACTTTGTTTGTGGTAGAGCATCTGAATGGGCATCCAATGGAACAGAATTATGCCTTGCTGCAGGTTTCCGTGTTGAACAATCCGTTGGCATGCATGGTGGTATTGAAGAAGTGTCCTGTTATGGTGGCAAAGCGAGTCTTGATTCAATTGCTGATTCATGGGGAGCTTCACGATCTGAGAAACCCCACAAAACTGGGAACTCTGGGCTCTTAGAAGATTTCCAGCAGTGGCTCCAGGATATGCCATCTAATGAAAGAGTTTCTTGGGCAGTAGGAGGCCTTGTTCTTACAGCGGGCCTACTTTTTATAAG CAAAAGAAAGAGCCATAACCAACGCCAAAAGCTTGCAGCTATTCAACGCGCAGCTATTCGATGA
- the LOC107899085 gene encoding 50S ribosomal protein L18 isoform X2: protein MVIPPPVRPPRILKFLKPYVLKMHFTNKYVSAQVIHSPTATVASAASSQEKALRSSMESTRDVAAAAKIGKILAERLLLKEIPAVSVSLKREQKYHGKVKAVIDSLTEAGVKLL, encoded by the coding sequence ACCAAGAATTCTAAAATTCCTAAAGCCCTATGTCCTGAAGATGCATTTCACAAACAAGTACGTTAGTGCTCAAGTTATCCATTCTCCCACTGCAACTGTGGCTTCAGCAGCAAGCTCACAGGAGAAGGCCCTCAGGTCGAGCATGGAATCTACTCGGGACGTGGCGGCTGCTGCCAAGATTGGGAAGATACTTGCGGAACGCTTGCTGCTCAAAGAGATCCCTGCCGTTTCCGTTTCCTTAAAGCGAGAACAGAAGTATCATGGTAAAGTCAAGGCTGTCATTGATTCTCTTACGGAAGCAGGTGTCAAGTTGCTTTAA